From Flavobacteriales bacterium, a single genomic window includes:
- a CDS encoding lamin tail domain-containing protein, producing the protein MVRFLRLALAILPLITQHVYSQTTDPFKDGNLSHNPPWTGDTAMFKAENGVLHLHGKTASDSAGIQTLMANYDSLEWYIRLSLGFSPSNNNQWRFYLASGSGGLKNGPSVYTQIGETGSEDAIELLYRDQNQETSFFRGLYHINKNRNDLSLKIRYHQGLWEIFLDSLGADDLYLEGSAFYPLTFMPEYLGIWCRYTKSNAASFWMSDLYAGPWRIDTQPPVLENIRVLPPSTLHLDFSEPVQFLAAGQIGNYSSTRGIGHPSSASRKQDKINEVVLQFATPFEEGIIYGLDIRGVKDLSGWPVAHTTHLFSYYHTSPHEVVINEVLFNPKGDGVDFVEIVNRCSHLVDLSGLLLWNEDENGNLQHPTRLTTNQDWLFPGEYVYFTTDKERLKRDHPNMIWDQGVQLTMLPPYYNDQGTVVLTTMDTFIIDRMKYNEEMHFPTLNNVEGVSLERIRPDGPSDDPSNWHSASSASGYATPGFMNSQSDPSTKKTAILSIQPHVFSPGNDGKNNTALIRYEMPEPGCLGIIRIYDAAGRLIRFLLSESLLGRSGALSWDGTNEEGVPVDAGIYIVCLQWMHNNGIPEKNKELVIVRF; encoded by the coding sequence ATGGTCCGTTTCCTTCGGCTTGCCCTCGCCATTTTACCACTGATTACCCAACACGTCTATTCTCAGACAACCGATCCGTTCAAAGATGGGAACCTCTCCCACAACCCGCCATGGACAGGAGATACAGCCATGTTCAAAGCGGAAAACGGGGTATTACACCTCCATGGCAAAACGGCTTCAGACTCGGCTGGCATTCAAACGTTAATGGCCAATTATGACAGCCTGGAATGGTATATCCGATTGTCCCTGGGATTCTCTCCAAGCAACAACAACCAATGGCGTTTTTATCTCGCATCAGGTTCCGGGGGACTAAAAAACGGCCCTTCAGTATATACCCAAATCGGAGAAACAGGCAGTGAAGATGCTATCGAACTGCTTTACCGGGATCAAAACCAGGAGACTTCCTTCTTCAGAGGACTATACCACATCAACAAAAACCGGAATGACCTCTCACTCAAAATACGGTACCATCAGGGGCTATGGGAAATCTTCCTGGACAGTCTGGGAGCAGATGACCTGTACCTGGAAGGATCGGCATTCTATCCACTGACATTCATGCCGGAATACCTGGGCATATGGTGCCGGTATACGAAATCCAACGCCGCGTCTTTTTGGATGTCGGACCTTTACGCCGGTCCATGGCGCATCGATACACAACCACCGGTCCTGGAAAACATCCGCGTGCTTCCACCTTCAACCCTCCATCTCGATTTCTCTGAACCGGTACAATTCCTTGCTGCAGGTCAAATCGGGAACTACAGTTCAACCAGGGGAATCGGACATCCTTCATCCGCTTCGCGGAAACAAGACAAAATCAACGAAGTGGTTCTGCAATTTGCCACCCCTTTTGAGGAGGGCATCATTTACGGCCTCGATATTCGCGGCGTCAAAGACCTCTCCGGATGGCCCGTGGCGCACACCACGCACCTGTTTTCATATTATCATACTTCGCCTCACGAGGTGGTGATCAATGAGGTCCTGTTCAATCCCAAAGGGGACGGGGTAGACTTCGTAGAGATCGTTAACAGGTGTTCTCACCTGGTTGACTTGTCCGGTCTTTTACTTTGGAATGAAGACGAAAACGGAAATCTTCAACATCCTACCCGGTTGACAACAAATCAGGATTGGCTTTTCCCGGGCGAGTATGTCTATTTTACAACCGACAAAGAACGTCTCAAACGTGATCATCCGAATATGATCTGGGACCAGGGCGTGCAACTAACAATGCTACCTCCGTACTATAACGACCAGGGAACGGTGGTCCTGACAACGATGGACACCTTCATCATTGATCGTATGAAATACAATGAGGAAATGCATTTCCCCACGCTGAACAATGTGGAAGGTGTGTCTCTCGAACGCATACGACCTGACGGGCCTTCCGACGATCCATCAAACTGGCATTCGGCATCCTCTGCATCCGGATATGCCACCCCTGGGTTTATGAATTCCCAATCCGATCCCTCAACAAAGAAAACCGCCATATTGAGCATTCAACCTCATGTATTCAGCCCGGGAAATGACGGCAAAAACAACACTGCATTGATCCGGTATGAGATGCCTGAACCGGGATGCCTCGGAATAATACGGATTTATGATGCGGCCGGCCGGCTGATCCGTTTCCTGTTGTCGGAATCATTACTCGGGAGATCCGGAGCCTTATCCTGGGATGGTACCAATGAAGAGGGAGTACCGGTTGATGCGGGCATTTACATTGTATGTTTGCAATGGATGCACAACAACGGAATACCTGAAAAAAACAAGGAGTTGGTGATCGTCCGGTTTTAA
- a CDS encoding aspartate-semialdehyde dehydrogenase produces MKVAVVGATGMVGQVMLKVLAEHDLPITELIPVASEKSVGKEIMFKGKPYKVVDMAMAVDMVPDIALFSAGGGTSLEWAPKFAAVGTTVIDNSSAWRMDPDKKLVVPEINADALTQKDKIIANPNCSTIQMVVALAPLHKEYGIKRLVISTYQSVTGTGVKAARQMEDERNGVEGEKAYPHPIDRNCLPQCDVFTENGYTKEEMKLVNETRKILRDPNIGVTATAVRVPVIGGHSESVNVEFKKDFDLDRVRELLGNSEGVVLQDDPQNGVYPMPLNAQHKDEVFVGRLRRDESQPNTLNMWIVSDNLRKGAATNAVQIAQYLTKKGWVNASVEA; encoded by the coding sequence ATGAAAGTTGCCGTCGTAGGCGCCACCGGAATGGTGGGCCAGGTAATGCTGAAGGTGCTGGCCGAGCACGATTTACCTATCACTGAACTCATCCCTGTTGCCAGCGAAAAATCCGTAGGTAAGGAAATTATGTTCAAGGGTAAACCGTATAAGGTGGTGGACATGGCGATGGCTGTTGACATGGTGCCGGATATTGCGTTGTTCTCTGCAGGTGGTGGTACCTCTCTTGAATGGGCGCCGAAATTTGCGGCGGTAGGAACCACCGTGATCGATAATTCATCGGCATGGCGTATGGACCCTGACAAGAAACTGGTAGTTCCGGAGATCAATGCCGATGCGTTGACCCAAAAGGATAAGATTATTGCCAATCCCAACTGCTCAACCATCCAGATGGTGGTGGCGCTTGCCCCGCTACATAAGGAATACGGTATCAAGCGTCTGGTTATTTCCACTTATCAATCCGTTACCGGTACCGGTGTGAAAGCCGCCCGGCAAATGGAAGACGAGCGGAACGGTGTCGAAGGCGAGAAAGCTTATCCACACCCCATTGATCGGAATTGCCTGCCACAATGTGATGTGTTTACGGAGAACGGGTATACCAAAGAGGAAATGAAACTTGTGAATGAGACCCGGAAGATTCTCAGGGATCCGAATATTGGGGTTACGGCAACTGCTGTGCGTGTTCCGGTGATCGGAGGACATTCTGAATCCGTGAATGTTGAGTTCAAAAAGGATTTTGACCTGGATCGGGTTCGTGAGCTTCTTGGAAACAGCGAAGGGGTGGTTTTGCAGGATGATCCTCAAAACGGAGTGTATCCTATGCCGTTGAATGCACAGCATAAAGATGAAGTCTTTGTTGGCCGGTTACGCCGCGATGAATCACAGCCTAACACACTCAATATGTGGATTGTATCTGATAATCTGCGAAAAGGTGCTGCTACGAATGCCGTGCAGATCGCCCAGTACCTTACAAAAAAGGGTTGGGTGAATGCTTCAGTAGAGGCTTGA